CAAATTCACTATCGCTTCTTCTCCGTTTGCAACATCGACAACCTTGTAATCAGGGCTAAATGTATGCTTCAGATAGTAACGCAGGGCATCATTGTCTTCGACAATTAGTATGCAGTCTTTGTTTAACTCATTATCTTCTGCTAAGGTCCTGGTCCTTAAGGGGGCACTTATTGGAACTGAGATCTTAGGTTTCAACGGGTCGGTCAGTGACCTGGGTGAAGTATCCCGGGTTTCAAAACTGCGAGCCAGAGTAATCGTAAAACTGGTTCCCTTGTTTTCTTCCGACTGATAAGACAATTTACCCTGCATTGATTTTACGATACGGTGAACCTGCAAGAGGCCAAACCCGCTCCCTTTTTCCTGTGAGCTTTGGGCATTCTCGGCTCTGAAGACTTCTTTGAAAAGATATTTACGATCCTTCTTAGGGATGCCAATACCAGTATCCTTAACCGTAATGTTTGCCTTTTGTCTGTTTGCTGTCAGGACTAGAGACACTTCACCACCCGACAAGGTGTATTTACAGGCGTTGGATATCAGATTGTCCAGCAATATGCTTATCAGCCCGGATAAATATATCTTCTGCAGGCAGTTCCAGTTTCAGTTGAACCTGTTTTTTGTCGCAATAGGACTGGAAATCAATCAACTCCTCGGCCAATACCTTGTTTAGGTTTATGTTGGTCAGATTTAATCCGCCACCTTCGGTTCCCAGCCATACGGTGCCATCGTCATTAAAGAGCATTGATACGATGTAAGCACTTGCATTCTTATGATAAAACTCTGTGAAGGACGCATAGTTCTTCAGTGTGTCATTGACTTTGTCAATAATATAAAACCCATTTACAGTTGCAACGCTAACAGTTCCGTTGGCTAAGGTCTCAATTGAATGCACCCATTTAATATCATAGGTCTTTTTTCTCCTGCCATTTTTGTCGACGAGCACCAAAGGTCCGTTATGGCCTCCGACCCAAATATCCCCATCCTTATCCCTGGTTATTGAAAATACATAGTTTGTTGTCAGAATATTAGCTTCCTGACTGAGATGGCGTATCTCCTTCCCGTCGGCGTTTAGCAAGAAGACCCCGTTGCCATAGGTTCCAGCCCAGATGCTGCCATTTTCGCCATTGCAGAAGGTTACAACCACAGAGCCTTTCAGGCGGTGGGTCCACTCATTCTGTTTGGAATTATATATGCTGATTCCATCGTCGGTGGCAAACCACAGCCTGCCGTCACTATTTTCAGCAATAGCGTTGATATTGTTGTTTGCAATGGATTGGCTATTGCCCTTTTCATGTTTCAGGATCTGTGTTTGATAGTCGGGAAGGATTGCAACAGAGACCCCACCTGAATAACTGCCAATCCAGATATTGCCCTGGACATCAGTCTTCAATGCATATATGCCATTGCCCCGCAGGTAGATGTCGGTACTGTCGTCTGTACTCATAAGGAGCCTGGCTTCCTTTGAGTCCTTGCCGATGCTATAGACCCCACCTCCGTCAACCCCAAGCAGGAAGGTTTCATTATCATACCTGCAGATAGCCCGGATGGGATTTGAGAAGTTTGCATCCTGCCCCTTTATCGGGTATAGTGCGGTTTTGTGGAGATCCCATATCCACAGCCCTTCATTAAAAGTGCCAATCCAGAATTCATCGTGTTCGGCAGAATAACTAAAGATCCTTCCTGTATTGTCGAATGCCAGGATGCCTAAAGTATCGTCATAGATAAGGCGAAGACGGCGACCTGCCATGTCGCCGTAATGAAAGTTACCCGGTAGTACGTAATTTTTTACGAAGTTGCCATTATAACGGTCTATACCTGTTTTTGTGGCAATCCAGATAGCATGATGCTGGTCCTCGATAATTGAGAAAACTCGCTGACTGCTAAGGCCTTCTGTTTAGCCAAGATGTTTGATGTCAAACATCTTGTTGCTTAACTCGGCTTTAGCAGTAAATACTGAAATAACTACTCCAAGAATACAATACAGAATCTTCACCGGTCATTGTTTCTAGTGGATTGAAGATAGTAAAAGTTCTCGTTTTTTCGCTATTTGAACTAAGTTTAAGACCTCTTTTGGTAATCAATGTGTTAACTTGCTAGCTGGCTCGGGTCAGACAGAGATCACAAAGGGGAGTAATAGAAGTAAAAACTGTAGTTCATAGGCAATTAAAAGCCGGAAGACAGAAAAAATTCCTCAAAAATCAGTCTTTTAGTTTTTTTTTGATTGCAAAACGATATATATTTGCACACTGATTTTTGAATATAGGCATTTAATTAACTGATAATTAATTAATTTAATAAGCAATGACAAAGGCTGATGTTGTAAACGAGATTTCGAAAAATACTGGAATTGAAAAAGTTACGGTACAAAAGACCGTGGAAGCTTTTATGGAAACTGTGAAGGCAAACCTGGTAAAAGGTAACAACGTTTATCTCAGGGGTTTCGGTAGTTTCGTGATTAAGCGCAGAGCAGAAAAGACTGCAAGGAATATTTCAAGGAACACAACCATTATTATTCCTGCACACAATATCCCATCATTTAAACCTTCCAAGAGCTTTGTTAGCAAGGTTAAGGATACTAAGAAATAATTAATTCATAAATAGTACTACCATGCCAAGTGGAAAAAAGAGGAAAAGGCATAAAATGGCCACCCACAAAAGGAAAAAAAGATTAAGAAAGAATAGACATAAAAAGAAATAGTCGTCTGTTCTGAAGTTAAGGTATTGAGAGAACAAACAGAGTTTTCTTCTGTTTGTTCTTTTACTTTGAAAGAGAAACGTTCTTTGAAATTTGAACTAATCAAAACTGTAGTTTAGTGAGTGCAGAACTATTCGTAGATGTCACTCCTAAAGAACTTACTATTGCATTGCTCGAAAACAAGAGATTGGTCGAGCTGAGAAAAGAGCTTAGTAATGTTCAATTTGCAGTAGGCGATATTTATTTGGGCAGGGTGAAGAAGATCATGCCCGGATTGAATGCTGCGTTTATTGATGTAGGCTACGAAAAAGATGCTTTTTTGCATTATCTCGATCTTGGACCACAGGTTCGGAGCCTCCAGAAATACGTAACAATGATTGCCTCCGGCAAAAAAGGAGTGCCTGCCTTGCATAAACTAAAACCGGAAAGTGACATCAATAAAAACGGTACGATCTCGGAGGTTTTGTCGGTAGGACAGGAGGTCCTTGTGCAAATAGCCAAGGAGCCAATATCAACCAAAGGACCACGGTTGACCTCTGAAATTTCCATTGCTGGCCGTAACCTGATACTAATACCTTTCTCTGATAAGGTTTCAATCAGCCAGAAGATTGTACAGAATGAGGAACGTAACCGTCTGAAAAGACTGCTATTAAGCATTAAGCCAAAGGGCTATGGAGTAATAGTCAGAACTGTAGCTGAAGGTAAGCGTGTGGCTGAACTTGATAAGGAGCTGCGTACTCTTGTCAAACGTTGGGAAGAGTCAGTAGTAAACTTAAAAGACACAAAAGCTCCCGGGTTGATTATGGGTGAGATTGGCCGTACTACAGCCTTCCTAAGAGACCTGTTTAATCCATCCTTTCAGTCGATATACGTCAATGATGACAAGGTTTTTAAAGAAATGAAAGACTACGTGGGGCTTATAGCTCCCGGTCGTGAAAAGATTGTGAAACTCTTTGAAGGGTCAAGCCCGATGTTTGATCAGTTTGGTATAGAAAAGCAAATCAAGGCTTCTCTGGGCCGAACAGTCTCATTCAAAAGTGGTGCGTATCTGATAATAGAGCATACTGAAGCCCTTCATGCGATTGATGTCAACAGCGGAAACCGTTCCAAGTCTTCTTCAAGCCAGGAAAACAATGCTCTGGATGTAAATCTGGCAGCAACCGAAGAAATTGCCCGCCAATTGAGGTTGCGTGACATGGGAGGGATTATTGTAATCGACTTTATTGATATGCAGGATCTGGATCATCGCCAGAAAGTCTATGAAAGGATGAAAGAGGTGATGGCCAATGACAGAACCAAGCATAATATTCTGCCTTTGAGCAAATTTGGTCTGATGCAAATTACGCGTCAGCGGGTGCGACCCGAAATGCATATTGATACCGAAGAGAAATGTCCATCCTGTCTGGGTACGGGTACTGTTTCACCCTCCATTCTGTTGACCGACAAGATTGAAAATGCTATCCGGTTAGTTAAGCAAGAGCAAAAAGTTAGAAAAATGACCCTGTGGGTACATCCTTATGTATATGCCTTTATCAAACAAGGATTCCCTTCGCTTGCACTTAAGTGGAAGTGGGAATTCGGATTCGGGCTTAGGATTGTATCCTCCGCTTCTTTATCATTCTTAGAGTTCAAGATCGAAACCGATAATAAAGAAAAGAGGTTGTCCAATTAAGGGCAACCTCTTTTTCAATTTAAGCAAGTTGATAAGAATAGATTTCGATTTTTAGATGAACATGTTTACGAAAATTCCATATTCCTTTTTGGATTTTTGCATATAGGGGTTCAAACAAGAAGAAAATTGCATTTTGGAGTACTGTTTTTGAAACACACGCACCTTTGCCTATGATTTTTCTTAAGTTATGAGCAATAGCTATCAGGCCAAACTCGATTTCAACTTTCTTAAGGCCTTTCAGTGTAAATCTGGTGAACTTGTTGTTGTGTTTTATTTGTCCAAACACTGCTTCCGGTTCTATTGGGCGTCTACTTCTGTGATATAGGCCCTGTTCACTTAATAGCTGTTCCCTGGCCTTCTTTTTTAGGATCCTTAACCTGTGATTGATCTCTATTATTCGATTACCGGTAGCTTGAAAACAAAGTCCGCGCAACGGGCATCCAGTACAGTTTTGCGCTTGATAACGTGTCACCTTTGATACATACCCATTCTCAGAAGTCACTTTTCTTTCACCTTTATTGGTCATATGCTGTCCCATCGGGCATACATAATAATCTTCATGTTCGTTGTAATATAGGTTTTGGCTTAGAAATGCATTCTTTTTAAATGCTCTTTTCTGTTCTTTGTGGAAGTAGTTGTACTTGACAAAGTACTCTATATTATTTGCTTCCAGGTATTCATAATTCTCCTCGCTTCCGTAGCCGGCGTCTGCAACGACCGTAGAGCTATGACTTCCATATTGGTTTTTAAATCCCTCCAGATGACACTTTAATGTTCTTGTATCACCTGGGGTTTGATGGATACTGTAATGGGTAATAATCTGGTTCTCTGTACTAATCTGAGGATTATAAGCTGGTTTCAGCTGCCCATTCTTCATATGATCTTCTTTCATTCGCATGAAAGTAGCATCCTCGTCTGTCTTGCTAAAACTGTTGCGATCCCCCAGAGTGTCAAGTTGCTTCTCGTATTTCTCCAACCGTGGCAGATGTTCCTCCTGTAATTGCTTTAGTTGCTTAGATGTGGACTTATTTGTATCCTTAAGCCTGGTGTTAAGCTCAGCTATTTTGCTTTTTAATAAATCTGAGTCTATTGATTGGGGCAAATCTTCTTTGTTGAGAGTTTTTGAGTCCTCTTTAATTTGACTATCAATATCTTTAAGAATACTCCTTATCCTTTCTTCCAGTTTTGCTTTGTTTTTCTCAACTGTGCCTCGCCATACAAAGGTGTACCTGTTTGAGGTAGCTTCTATTTTTGTTCCATCAACATACTGTACCTGAAGACTCACAAACCCCATACCATGCAGTAATCTAACTACTTCTGCAAAGATGGTCTTAATTTCTCCCTGCAAACGGGTACTCCTAAAATAATTGATTGTTCTAAAGTCTGGAACACAGCCCTTTGATAACCAGATAAAATGAATATTCTCTTGTAAAGCCTTTTCAATCTTTCTGCACGAAAATATGTTGTTTAAATAACTGTAGAACAGTATTTTAACCATCATTCTTGGATGAAAACTGCTAGCACCACCACCTTTGTATTTATTTAGTATAGATGTGATATCCAGTTGATCTACAACCTTATCAACCAGACGAACTGGATGGTCTGCTGGTATGCGATCCAAGAGGTTTTCAGGGAATAACTGAGCTTGATTGTTTGGAAGCTCTTTGAAAACAACTTTTTTCATTATGGATTGATTTATAGTATTAATATACTATATATCAATTATATAACCAACTTTTTCGAGAAAAAAATCAAACAAAAAAAGAGACTGCCTAATCTTTTTAGACAGCCCCTTTTTTTGTTATTTAAAAATCTCATTTGAAATTCCCAACTCAAGTTAATAGTTTTCAAAGCGGAATATCTCTTTTTTTCGAGAGATACCGTTTTATTTTCTTTTCATCTTCACTGTTTCTTGCACGTTTAACGTGTTGATTTACTTTTTATGGTGGCGTTTTTATATATATTAACATTACCACTCTTCCAAGGCATGGCAATTCCTTGTCATAAACCCTTTTACGACACGAAAGATGGCGATGGACGATTAAGTGAAAATCCGTCATCCGGTCATCGTTGTCGTTATTCGCTGCTCAAAATCACGCCACCCCGCTTTTCGGTAATACTCCTTTGGCATTTTTACCGTGACCTGCCTGCCGGATTTCACCACTTTTCCCGGCACTCGGATAAACCATTCTCGGAAGGTAGAGTGCTCTTGGCGCCAAACCCAAAAGTCGCCCCGGTATCGCATGAGCACCGATAAACTGTAGGCAAATGACGAAAGTTGCCAAAGAATATCGTTTACCCAAAAATCATGCGTGATGGTTTTTCAGCTTTACTTTCACCAAAAACAAGCGGGAAACCAAGGCGTCAAAGGTGAAATTTTCAATCCGCTTCAAACGGTGAACACCGCACAACGAAGCCAACAGGACACTTGAGAGTATTTGGGCTGTACTGAAACGGCTTGCATTGTGCCGGGTGGTTGGGAAAAGATGTTCCAACCGACGATAAATGCCGCAATGGTTGATAAAATCAGAGGTTACGCTTAACCCTGAATATGACGTTAATTTTTCTGAACTGAACTCTTCCTTTACTGAACTGGCAGTAAATGAGATTTTTTTACTATTATTGTATTGCATGTGTCGGGTGAGTGTTATTTTTTATTTAACACCTTAAGGATAAATACTTTATCTGACACATGCAACTTTTATTTGAGACTTTTAGGTACAATTTAAATAGATAAGAATAATGTATAACATCAAATGTTGCAGGCCTGTTTGGGGTCTCTTGTTGCTTATGGCGGTGCTCCCATTTATGAAAGGGATGTCTCAGAATCGACCGGTAGTGCAAACCAAGTTTACGGCAGACCCGGCTCCCATGGTTCATGACGGGACGGTATATCTGTATACCAGCCACGATGAAGATGACGCTCCGGAGGGGATGGGGCGCTTTTTGATGAAGGAGTGGTTATTGTATACGAGTACCGATATGGTCAATTGGACTGATCATGGTGCGGTAGCCTCCTTGAAGGATTTCAAATGGCTAAACAAAGAGAATGGGGCTTGGGCACCTCATTGTGTTGAACGCAACGGGAAGTTCTACCTTTATTGCCCACTACATGGCAATGGGATTGGTGTATTAGTAGCCGACTCTCCTTTCGGGCCTTTTATCGATCCGATCGGCAAACCCTTGGTGTGGCAAAAAGAGCATTGGTATGATATCGACCCGAATATATGGATTGATGATGATGGACAGGCATATCTGTATTGGGGAAATCCCACCCTATACTATGTAAAGCTCAACGAAGATATGATCTCTACCTCGGGGGAGATTGTAGAAGACAAAACATTCCCCAAACGAGAAGATCGTGAATCGCCTTACCATTATCAGGAGGGTCCTTGGGTGTTCAAACGTAACGACTATTATTACATCACCTATGCCAGCACTTGTTGCCCCGAAGGGATAGGCTATGCTATGGGTAAAACACCGGTTGGTCCCTGGGAATTCAAAGGATATATTATGAAACCCGACCGTAGATCATCGGGCAATCATCCCGGCGTAATTCAGTATAAAGATAAATGGTATGTGTTCGGTTTCAATTTCCTGTTGAACTTTCGGCAGACCGATAAACATCACGAACGACGCTCTGTCTGTGTGGCTGAAATCACCTTTAACCCCGACGGTACTATCCAAGAACTGCCTTGGTGGGAAGAGGGAACACCCGTCAATCCGGTAGGAACACTAAGTCCATACAAACGCACCGAGGCGGAAACTATTGCTTGGTGCGAAGGGCTGAAAACCAAATCGAACGCTTCGGGTGGAATCTATGTTACCGCAGTTCATAACAACGACTATATCCGGGTGCGGGAGGTCGATTTCAAAAAAGGAGCGAAAAGCTTCGAAGTGAGTGCTGCTTCTGTTTCAGGTGGGAAAATCGAAATAAGGTTGGGTAATGTCGACGGCCAATTGTTGGGTGTTTGCGATATCCATTCTACCGGTGGCGCCGAGACCTGGAAAACCTTTACTACAAATGTAAAGAAGGTGAAAGGCGTACACGATCTTTATTTTGTATTCAAAGGCGGCGAAGGTGAATTATTCAACCTGGATTACTGGAAGTTTAACTAATAATTATATCAGTAATTAAATGAAGATATAAATTTCCTCTTTCGTGATTTCCCTATTTCTGCTTGTTTCTTGTGAAACAGGGAAAGAAATAGAGAGAAAACCCGAATCGTTTCCTTTAAGTAACGTCCATTTATTAGATGACCCATTTAAACACGCTTGCGATTTGAACGTCGAAGTGTTGTTGCAATACGACGTTGACCGCTTGCTTGCTCCATTTTTCAAAGAAGCAGGATTAAAACCGAAAGCTGAAAGTTTTCCTAACTGGATCGATCTTGATGGGCACGTTGGCGGACACTATCTAAGTGCGATGGCTATCCATTATGCCGCCACCGGAGACAAGGAATGTAAGGAGCGTATGGAATATATGCTTGCCGAACTTAAGCAATGCCAAGATGCACATGGCAACGGTTATCTCGGAGGACAACCCGGCGCATTGGAAAAGATTTATAACCGGATAAAAGCAGGTAATGGCAAAGCGGCGGCCGACGCATGGGCGCCTTGGTACAATCTGCATAAAATGTATGCCGGATTGCGCGATGCCTGGATATACGGAGAGAACAAGCAAGCTCGAGACATGTTTCTTGACTTATGCGATTGGGGGCTTACCATCATATCTCCTTTGGGCGACGAACAGATGGAACTGATGCTCGATTCCGAATTTGGTGGCATGAACGAAGTCTATGCGGATGCGTATAAAATAAGTGGTCATGAGAAATATCTTGAAGCGGCTAAACGTTTCTCGCATCGGGTATTGCTCAACAGTATGGCAAAAGGAATTGATAATTTGGATAATAAACACGCCAACACATAAGTGCCGAAAGCAGTTGGGTATCAACGTGTCGCTGAATTATCGGGTGATTCGACTTTTACAAAAGCAGCTACTTTCTTTTGGGCAACGGTAGTGAATAACCGCTCCTTAGCTTTTGGAGGTAACAGTCGCCGCGAGCATTTTCCTACAACCGACGCCTGTCGCGAATATACCGAAGAGCGTCAGGGGCCGGAATCGTGCAACACCTATAATATGTTACGATTGACCGATGGTTTGTTCCGCATGGATCCGCAGGCGAAATATGCCGACTATTATGAACGAGCCATGTACAATCATATTCTTTCCACCCAACACCCTGAGCATGGTGGTTATGTCTATTTCACTTCCGCACGTCCACGTTATTACCGGGTGTATTCCGCTCCTAACCAGGCCATGTGGTGCTGTGTAGGAACCGGGATGGAAAACCATGGCAAATACGGAGAGTTTATCTATAGTCATGCGGGGGAGGATTTATTCGTAAACCTCTTTGTCGCATCCGAACTGGATTGGAAAGAAAAAGGTCTGAAGCTTAAACAAGAAACGGCTTTTCCTTATGAGGAAAAGTCCTTGTTGACATTTACACTTGATCAGCCGAAGGAATTTGCACTATTGATTCGTTACCCTGTTTGGGCAACCGATTTGAGTGTGAAAATCAACGGTTCTCTCCATCGTGTGAAAGCTACCCCCTCTTCTTATGTTGAAATAAATCGTAAGTGGAAAGACGGAGATGTGATAGAACTGTCGTTCCCTATGAAGACAACAGTAGAAGAAATGCCTAATGTGTCCGATTATCTGGCTATTTTCAGAGGTCCTATCTTATTAGGAGCGAAAGCAGGAGATCATGATCTACACGGTTTGATTTGCGACGACGGTCGTTGGGCACATATTGCCTCCGGTTCGTTGTTGCCTATTACGCAAGCTCCGCATATTGTAGGCGAGCGTAACGAAATTATCGAAAAGCTTGAAAACATGCAGACCATCGATGGAAAACCGCTTCATTTTACTTGTCCCGGTTTGTTCCAATTTGCTGAGGAAGAGATTGTTTTGGAACCCTTTTATGGCATTCACGACAATCGATATATCATCTACTGGCCCTCTATGACACAAGAAAGATATTCGGCTGTAAAAGAGGAACGCGAACTGGCGGAAAAAGAACGAATGAGACTTGACCTGCGAACCGTAGATCAGGTGAAACCGGGAGAGCAACAGCCTGAAACGGATCATTTAATGCAAGCTGAAAGATCGAGAACCAATTATTTTCGGGATGAAAGTTTTCGGGATGCTGTTGATAGTGGTTACTTTAGTTACTATTTATTAACCGGTGGAGAAACCAATTTGTTGCTCCGTGTACGTTACTGGGGCAATGAAGAAGGAAAACGTGCCTGTGATATTTTCATTGATAATACACTTTTGTTGACTGAAAATATAGTCGGCAAATGGAATAAAAATGAATTCGTCGAAGTAGAATATCCTATCCCTGCATCCATGTTGAAAGGGAAAAAGAATATTCGTGTACGTTTTCAAGCCGATAAAGGCAGAGACAATCGCACGGGTGCGGTCTATCATGTACGGTTAATGAAACCATAGGTTACACTTCGATGAATATTACTTAATAACCTACGAGAGACAAGGTAAAAAGAGGATGTGTCAGAATTGACACCTCCTCTTTTTATGCACAAAAATTGTGTGCCTATTTTCTCCCACCCCCCCCAACTTACGATTTGTAATTTTCGCAAGACTTTTTCGCCAAAACAATAGGAGTATTTTCAAAAAGTCCCGGGAGAAATATTTTTTAACGTATCGGTTTGTTACAAAAACAGGCATTTCATTTACAATCTTTCATTTTGACATGCACAAAAAAATTCCCCCCTATCGGCTACAAAAAGGAGGAGGTAATTTTCCTATATTCGCTGAAAATCCCCAATAAATATAAAGACAGAATTGTGTGTTTGGAAAATACTTTGGATATTTGGTGTTTCAAAGTCTGCTGATTGTGAATCAAATAGAAGATTGGGCTAAAAAATATAATGTAATTTAAAAATCTCATTTGAAATTCCCAACTCAAGTTAATAGTTTTCAAAGCGGAATATCTCTTTTTTTCGAGAGATACCGTTTTATTTTCTTTTCATCTTCACTGTTTCTTGCACGTTTAACGTGTTGATTTACTTTTTATGGTGGCGTTTTTATAATATTAACATTACCACTCTTCCAAGGCATGGCAAT
The genomic region above belongs to Xiashengella succiniciproducens and contains:
- a CDS encoding DUF6805 domain-containing protein, whose protein sequence is MPNVSDYLAIFRGPILLGAKAGDHDLHGLICDDGRWAHIASGSLLPITQAPHIVGERNEIIEKLENMQTIDGKPLHFTCPGLFQFAEEEIVLEPFYGIHDNRYIIYWPSMTQERYSAVKEERELAEKERMRLDLRTVDQVKPGEQQPETDHLMQAERSRTNYFRDESFRDAVDSGYFSYYLLTGGETNLLLRVRYWGNEEGKRACDIFIDNTLLLTENIVGKWNKNEFVEVEYPIPASMLKGKKNIRVRFQADKGRDNRTGAVYHVRLMKP
- a CDS encoding ligand-binding sensor domain-containing protein; amino-acid sequence: MAGRRLRLIYDDTLGILAFDNTGRIFSYSAEHDEFWIGTFNEGLWIWDLHKTALYPIKGQDANFSNPIRAICRYDNETFLLGVDGGGVYSIGKDSKEARLLMSTDDSTDIYLRGNGIYALKTDVQGNIWIGSYSGGVSVAILPDYQTQILKHEKGNSQSIANNNINAIAENSDGRLWFATDDGISIYNSKQNEWTHRLKGSVVVTFCNGENGSIWAGTYGNGVFLLNADGKEIRHLSQEANILTTNYVFSITRDKDGDIWVGGHNGPLVLVDKNGRRKKTYDIKWVHSIETLANGTVSVATVNGFYIIDKVNDTLKNYASFTEFYHKNASAYIVSMLFNDDGTVWLGTEGGGLNLTNINLNKVLAEELIDFQSYCDKKQVQLKLELPAEDIFIRADKHIAGQSDIQRL
- a CDS encoding glycoside hydrolase family 43 protein, giving the protein MSQNRPVVQTKFTADPAPMVHDGTVYLYTSHDEDDAPEGMGRFLMKEWLLYTSTDMVNWTDHGAVASLKDFKWLNKENGAWAPHCVERNGKFYLYCPLHGNGIGVLVADSPFGPFIDPIGKPLVWQKEHWYDIDPNIWIDDDGQAYLYWGNPTLYYVKLNEDMISTSGEIVEDKTFPKREDRESPYHYQEGPWVFKRNDYYYITYASTCCPEGIGYAMGKTPVGPWEFKGYIMKPDRRSSGNHPGVIQYKDKWYVFGFNFLLNFRQTDKHHERRSVCVAEITFNPDGTIQELPWWEEGTPVNPVGTLSPYKRTEAETIAWCEGLKTKSNASGGIYVTAVHNNDYIRVREVDFKKGAKSFEVSAASVSGGKIEIRLGNVDGQLLGVCDIHSTGGAETWKTFTTNVKKVKGVHDLYFVFKGGEGELFNLDYWKFN
- a CDS encoding Rne/Rng family ribonuclease, translated to MSAELFVDVTPKELTIALLENKRLVELRKELSNVQFAVGDIYLGRVKKIMPGLNAAFIDVGYEKDAFLHYLDLGPQVRSLQKYVTMIASGKKGVPALHKLKPESDINKNGTISEVLSVGQEVLVQIAKEPISTKGPRLTSEISIAGRNLILIPFSDKVSISQKIVQNEERNRLKRLLLSIKPKGYGVIVRTVAEGKRVAELDKELRTLVKRWEESVVNLKDTKAPGLIMGEIGRTTAFLRDLFNPSFQSIYVNDDKVFKEMKDYVGLIAPGREKIVKLFEGSSPMFDQFGIEKQIKASLGRTVSFKSGAYLIIEHTEALHAIDVNSGNRSKSSSSQENNALDVNLAATEEIARQLRLRDMGGIIVIDFIDMQDLDHRQKVYERMKEVMANDRTKHNILPLSKFGLMQITRQRVRPEMHIDTEEKCPSCLGTGTVSPSILLTDKIENAIRLVKQEQKVRKMTLWVHPYVYAFIKQGFPSLALKWKWEFGFGLRIVSSASLSFLEFKIETDNKEKRLSN
- a CDS encoding sensor histidine kinase, whose product is MLDNLISNACKYTLSGGEVSLVLTANRQKANITVKDTGIGIPKKDRKYLFKEVFRAENAQSSQEKGSGFGLLQVHRIVKSMQGKLSYQSEENKGTSFTITLARSFETRDTSPRSLTDPLKPKISVPISAPLRTRTLAEDNELNKDCILIVEDNDALRYYLKHTFSPDYKVVDVANGEEAIVNLG
- a CDS encoding HU family DNA-binding protein, with protein sequence MTKADVVNEISKNTGIEKVTVQKTVEAFMETVKANLVKGNNVYLRGFGSFVIKRRAEKTARNISRNTTIIIPAHNIPSFKPSKSFVSKVKDTKK